From a single Macrobrachium rosenbergii isolate ZJJX-2024 chromosome 7, ASM4041242v1, whole genome shotgun sequence genomic region:
- the MrgBP gene encoding MRG/MORF4L-binding protein, giving the protein MLNSKMSSEVDWNVENEIQLFYAMMGHKPVGVNKHFQMMFIHDKLSTSLNCELSSKTIWKKLETLYDLTALDESDRLPFPNDENDFSLPDGEFSDLLDERNKPDLKDDEKESRGRGRPPKKEKDRSDEGSRPDRIRDIRDDDDDTPRRPGKRGRDSKPSSPAHTPSNKRRRN; this is encoded by the exons ATGTTGAATTCTAAAATGTCGAGCGAAGTGGACTGGAACGTGGAAAATGAAATCCAGTTATTTTATGCCATGATGGGACATAAGCCTGTCG GGGTCAACAAGCATTTTCAAATGATGTTCATTCATGACAAGTTGAGTACTTCCCTGAACTGTGAATTGTCATCCAAAACAATCTGGAAAAAACTGGAAACCTTGTATGATTTAACAGCTTTG GATGAGAGTGACAGACTTCCGTTCCCCAACGATGAGAATGACTTCAGTCTTCCTGATGGAGAATTCTCAGATTTGCTTGACGAGAGGAATAAGCCAGACCTCAAAGACGATGAGAAGGAAAGCCGTGGTCGTGGGagaccccccaaaaaagaaaaagacaggagTGATGAAG GCTCTCGACCAGACAGAATCCGAGATatcagagatgatgatgatgacactccCAGAAGACCAGGTAAGAGAGGCCGCGATTCCAAACCCTCCTCCCCCGCCCACACTCCGTCAAATAAAAGGCGAAGGAATTGA